From one uncultured Paludibacter sp. genomic stretch:
- a CDS encoding Site-specific recombinase XerD codes for MFAMLNIQIINKCIYDYFYNREFLQHSFVITCMHKIQMKISKVYHRNEQRICIKVDYDKDIVAKIKQVSDAKWSRTMNAWHIPYSQKSYNDLKAMFPNVEIEGKKKKENDSDDKKKISIIKRNTNKENVSDKKVFNSIDKQNSEIEIQYTHARIFVKLPKKDTDTQFLKTFKYVRWDGDRFLWIIPNFGKNLDILLSYFKGRNVSVCELKSIVIEQRKTPVYSAAGNFLVVNKFNRTLKVYFAYNRALINELKQLQVCRWSVEEGCWTMPYSDNILEKLHSICDANGLVWELKRESKTQGAPRKFVENPVKCPVNYVEKLKELRYSKNTIETYTDLFEEFINYYLPKKPEDISEEEIVQFLRYLVNERQISTSYQNQSINAIKFFYERVLGGIRKIYEIERPRKEQYLPEVLSEEEVAAILKSITNIKHKALIMTIYSGGLRISEVINLKVKDIDSKRMQIRISQAKGKKDRYTLLSEKTLITLRQYFAEYKPNEWLFEGEEGGQYSTGSIYGILKKALHNAKINKKVSIHSLRHSFATHLLEAGTDLRYIQSLLGHSSSKTTEIYTHITTKGFDQIKNPLDKLDI; via the coding sequence ATGTTTGCAATGTTAAATATACAAATCATTAACAAATGTATTTACGATTATTTTTATAATCGAGAATTTTTACAACATTCTTTCGTCATAACTTGTATGCATAAAATACAAATGAAAATATCGAAGGTTTATCATCGTAACGAGCAACGAATATGCATTAAAGTAGATTACGACAAAGATATTGTTGCGAAGATTAAGCAAGTGTCTGATGCCAAATGGAGTCGAACAATGAATGCATGGCATATTCCCTATTCGCAAAAATCTTATAATGATTTGAAAGCGATGTTTCCCAATGTGGAAATTGAAGGTAAAAAGAAAAAAGAGAATGATTCAGATGATAAAAAGAAAATATCAATAATTAAAAGAAACACTAATAAAGAAAATGTATCCGATAAAAAGGTATTTAATAGCATTGATAAACAAAATTCTGAAATAGAAATACAATATACACACGCTCGTATTTTTGTAAAATTGCCTAAAAAAGATACTGATACTCAATTTCTTAAAACATTTAAATATGTAAGATGGGACGGTGACCGATTTTTATGGATAATACCGAATTTTGGAAAGAATTTAGATATTTTGCTCTCTTATTTCAAAGGTAGAAATGTTTCGGTATGCGAACTGAAATCAATTGTAATTGAACAAAGAAAAACTCCCGTATATTCTGCTGCCGGAAATTTTTTAGTAGTAAATAAATTTAACCGAACGCTAAAAGTATATTTTGCCTATAACCGCGCGTTGATTAATGAACTCAAACAACTGCAAGTTTGCCGTTGGAGCGTTGAAGAAGGTTGCTGGACAATGCCTTATTCCGATAATATATTGGAGAAATTACATTCGATATGCGACGCAAACGGCTTAGTTTGGGAACTCAAACGAGAATCTAAAACGCAAGGCGCGCCACGAAAATTTGTGGAAAATCCCGTGAAATGCCCTGTAAATTATGTGGAAAAACTTAAAGAACTTCGTTACAGTAAAAACACCATAGAAACTTATACCGATTTATTTGAAGAATTTATCAACTATTATTTGCCCAAAAAGCCGGAAGATATAAGCGAAGAGGAAATAGTGCAATTTTTAAGGTATTTGGTAAATGAAAGACAGATTTCTACCTCGTATCAAAATCAATCTATAAATGCCATTAAGTTCTTCTATGAAAGGGTTTTGGGTGGCATAAGAAAAATATATGAAATAGAACGCCCGCGAAAAGAACAATATCTCCCGGAAGTATTAAGCGAAGAAGAAGTGGCGGCTATATTGAAAAGCATCACCAATATTAAACATAAAGCGCTGATAATGACTATTTATTCAGGCGGATTGAGAATTAGCGAAGTAATAAACCTGAAAGTAAAAGATATAGACAGCAAACGGATGCAAATACGAATTTCGCAAGCGAAGGGAAAAAAAGATCGTTATACTTTGTTAAGTGAAAAAACTTTAATAACTTTACGACAATATTTTGCTGAATATAAACCCAATGAGTGGTTGTTCGAGGGCGAAGAAGGCGGGCAATATTCCACAGGTAGTATATACGGTATTTTAAAAAAAGCACTGCACAACGCTAAAATAAATAAGAAAGTTAGTATTCACAGTTTGCGCCACAGTTTTGCAACTCATTTATTAGAAGCCGGAACAGATTTAAGATATATACAGAGTTTACTGGGACATTCGAGCAGTAAAACCACGGAGATTTATACTCATATCACAACAAAAGGTTTTGACCAGATAAAAAATCCGTTGGATAAATTAGATATTTGA
- a CDS encoding conserved hypothetical protein (Evidence 4 : Unknown function but conserved in other organisms) codes for MIDFIKSKLETRQKVYLTDSNIILEDYRKEKEKIEEYNGRQLLEMLQNADDEAITEKEKTCYIKLTENQLTIANNGRKFSEGGIESLMYSNISPKVLEQNKVGQKGLGFRSILSWANKISIKSYDFAVEFSEANAKEFLKNLIKEKPEIKSQLNEKEKKEEFPIATLRCPKIIENIPQNLNIYDTYVVIDLKEKQTKEVQEQINNEINKEVLLFLNNLEKIIVESPERNFEIEKEIIENRAIIREFDYDNNETVEKVWNLKSKKGEHKNKNYELKIVWNDNLDDKIGRLYSYFKTNVKFPFPALIHGTFDLTSDRNHFSPKSEYNTFLIDELIQLLIDTALEISNSEISYKPLKLLSIQGKENFDTFFDDNGFSEKLKNKIRENKVYPTISKEYVSYDSEPVYYKHNYAEILPASKFSNLLLFTNDEYVKETINWVGYYTYKIEYFFNTISEISKGLDYYKRAKLISYLTSDFSSTEISKKELPNIFIDQDNQIIDSDSEIFLPPSGVRIEIPIKLNLKIINSDLFTQLKKIFGSENAEVIEDRLKLFGIKVYRFGEIFRRIVSDFNNNTDKTKSKRESIKYLLSNLYDLYILNKDKESIDINIPSNISIPILNKNNGETKVSNVYLGKDYENRLCEILYEYDKSKLAGSSKILGLDEKENITEFLKWLGVATYPRKKIIIAENEYGQYAIKQFPYKEKNIYGYDATLTSFRKLEQKGYWINEIKVETIEDLESILKNNSNENILYWFNIDNRITEITETNPNCQIKFSITSKQYYAYIRSGDLQSYLLWKIKNTNWIETETEKKSKPTDCCISKTITKDFSPFIEIPKIKYDSQLFKDTKLSKDDIDYFLLKVGVNKEISDFSTDTIYSMLLNLHNIDKDGKKAKLIYRELAENLDEKKIDKNSNKYQSFIDDGLVYCRKNGIYSYKPTKSVYYVEDKTFGEDIINQFYTIDIDRRKGARKITSLFGVTPLENLEFILKSNPLQHNLNDLFQKEIDILKPYFYAFRLLKDTDGKELNWIKNSKITLCTQINPEYNHDGELKDFELKPYEFIYIENKNEVFLLIDDGDKYKSISDFQSDYKFSDSIAEIYSSILKVDLHRVSFSRLFEANTEKRSHIIKTELDDINLDKLKSAKQKLNVVDDPKIQFWFSILSTLKKAYDYRKYKDDEFVTLVRSQINVDINDFKFNYADINDLSNFSTIINLFTDLNIDISVFNKNSTVSLNIIPYYEDGIHQLRNDFQNQFDILLYLNLRNNELSEKEKYLDLQSKFETFNQFKLENSVSIDIQMLFIETIKKEFQVDLSIEQEAINLIEVFQKNKNELVNRIKSLNKSILNEIIECKSNLRSLIYFAEYDKIVKEYNILLEKTEDKKEIHFNNKTLKTQKDDFEELYQLIANQDPITKIEKINTTKPELSIDEENKDKSKGTSKGSPSSSDKETLGFIGEIIVFESLKKKFGTDNVIWDSGFAKKANINPKGDDNKHYDIKYKNKNDKWNFVEVKATTSDRLEFKISNLEVNFGIENKSNYEIMIVTNALDEKNNRRIKRLPNPFKFGKDESFTNNSKFLVKNENFTIKLNEE; via the coding sequence ATGATAGATTTTATAAAATCAAAATTAGAAACCAGACAAAAAGTCTATCTGACTGATTCTAATATTATTCTTGAAGATTATCGAAAAGAAAAGGAGAAAATTGAAGAATATAATGGAAGACAACTACTTGAAATGCTTCAGAATGCTGATGATGAAGCAATCACTGAAAAAGAGAAGACTTGCTATATCAAGCTGACAGAAAATCAATTGACAATCGCAAATAATGGACGAAAATTTTCTGAAGGTGGTATAGAATCATTGATGTATAGCAATATTAGCCCAAAAGTACTAGAACAAAATAAGGTTGGACAAAAAGGACTCGGCTTCCGGTCTATTTTAAGTTGGGCAAATAAGATTTCAATTAAAAGTTATGATTTTGCCGTTGAATTTTCTGAAGCGAATGCAAAAGAATTTCTAAAAAATCTTATAAAAGAAAAGCCGGAAATAAAATCTCAACTTAATGAAAAAGAAAAAAAAGAAGAGTTTCCTATTGCAACACTGAGATGTCCAAAAATAATTGAAAACATACCTCAAAATTTAAATATATATGACACCTATGTTGTTATTGACCTTAAAGAGAAACAAACAAAAGAAGTTCAAGAGCAAATAAATAATGAAATCAACAAAGAAGTTTTACTCTTTCTAAATAACCTTGAAAAGATAATTGTTGAAAGTCCTGAAAGAAATTTTGAGATAGAAAAAGAGATTATTGAAAACCGTGCCATAATTAGAGAGTTTGACTATGATAATAATGAAACAGTTGAAAAGGTATGGAATTTAAAGTCAAAAAAAGGTGAGCACAAAAATAAGAACTATGAATTAAAAATTGTCTGGAATGATAACCTTGATGATAAAATCGGCAGATTATATTCATATTTTAAAACAAATGTAAAATTTCCTTTCCCCGCATTAATTCACGGCACATTTGATTTAACCTCTGACCGTAATCATTTTTCACCAAAAAGTGAGTATAATACTTTTTTGATTGATGAATTAATCCAATTGCTCATTGACACAGCATTAGAAATTTCGAATAGCGAAATTTCATATAAACCTTTGAAGTTATTGAGCATTCAGGGAAAGGAAAATTTTGATACTTTCTTTGATGACAATGGGTTTTCAGAAAAGCTTAAAAATAAAATTAGAGAAAACAAAGTCTATCCAACAATATCGAAAGAGTATGTTTCTTATGATTCAGAACCTGTATACTATAAACACAATTACGCAGAGATTTTACCTGCAAGCAAGTTTTCAAATCTCCTTTTATTTACTAATGATGAGTATGTCAAAGAAACTATTAACTGGGTTGGTTACTATACTTATAAAATCGAATACTTCTTCAACACAATTTCAGAAATATCAAAAGGTTTAGATTATTACAAACGAGCAAAATTAATTTCATATTTAACTTCTGATTTTAGCAGCACTGAAATTTCTAAAAAAGAACTTCCAAATATCTTCATTGACCAGGACAATCAAATTATTGACTCTGATTCAGAGATTTTCTTACCCCCAAGCGGTGTAAGAATAGAAATACCTATCAAACTAAATCTTAAGATTATAAACTCTGACCTTTTTACGCAATTAAAAAAAATATTTGGTTCTGAAAATGCAGAAGTGATTGAAGATAGATTGAAATTATTCGGAATAAAAGTATATCGTTTTGGTGAAATTTTTAGAAGAATTGTATCAGATTTTAACAATAATACGGACAAAACGAAAAGCAAAAGAGAATCAATCAAATATTTATTATCTAACCTTTATGATTTATACATTCTGAATAAGGATAAAGAAAGTATTGATATTAACATTCCTTCAAATATTTCAATTCCCATTTTGAATAAAAATAATGGAGAAACAAAGGTCAGTAATGTTTACTTGGGGAAAGATTATGAGAACAGGCTATGTGAAATTCTTTATGAATATGACAAAAGTAAATTAGCCGGAAGCTCAAAAATTTTAGGACTTGACGAAAAAGAAAATATTACTGAATTCCTAAAATGGCTGGGAGTTGCAACATACCCTAGAAAAAAAATAATTATAGCCGAAAATGAATATGGGCAATATGCCATCAAGCAATTCCCTTATAAAGAGAAAAATATTTATGGCTATGATGCGACACTAACCTCTTTTAGAAAGTTAGAGCAAAAAGGGTATTGGATAAATGAAATTAAAGTTGAAACAATTGAAGATTTAGAAAGCATTTTAAAAAATAATTCTAATGAAAACATTTTATATTGGTTCAATATTGACAATAGAATAACAGAAATAACAGAAACTAATCCAAATTGTCAAATTAAATTCTCAATTACAAGTAAGCAATACTATGCTTACATTAGAAGTGGAGATTTACAGTCATATTTATTGTGGAAAATCAAAAACACAAATTGGATTGAAACTGAAACTGAGAAAAAATCAAAACCAACAGATTGTTGTATTTCAAAGACTATTACAAAAGATTTTTCCCCTTTTATCGAAATCCCAAAAATTAAGTATGATAGCCAATTATTCAAAGACACAAAATTATCAAAAGATGACATTGATTATTTTCTTTTAAAAGTAGGGGTAAATAAGGAAATCAGTGATTTTTCTACCGATACAATTTATTCAATGTTACTAAATTTACACAACATTGATAAGGACGGTAAAAAGGCAAAACTAATTTATCGTGAATTAGCTGAAAACCTTGATGAAAAAAAAATCGATAAAAACTCAAATAAGTATCAATCTTTTATTGATGATGGCTTAGTGTATTGTAGAAAGAATGGTATATATTCTTATAAACCTACAAAAAGCGTCTATTATGTTGAAGATAAAACATTTGGAGAAGACATAATAAACCAATTTTACACTATTGATATTGACAGAAGAAAAGGAGCAAGAAAAATTACATCTCTTTTTGGAGTTACTCCTTTGGAAAATTTGGAATTCATCTTGAAATCAAATCCATTACAACACAACCTGAACGACCTTTTTCAGAAGGAAATAGATATATTAAAACCATATTTCTATGCATTTAGATTATTAAAAGATACAGATGGAAAAGAGCTGAACTGGATTAAAAACAGCAAAATTACTTTATGCACCCAAATAAATCCAGAATATAATCACGATGGTGAATTAAAAGACTTTGAATTAAAACCATATGAATTTATTTACATTGAAAATAAGAATGAAGTTTTTTTACTTATTGATGATGGTGATAAATATAAATCAATTTCTGATTTTCAATCTGATTATAAATTTTCCGATTCAATTGCGGAAATATACAGCAGTATTTTAAAAGTTGATTTACATCGTGTTTCATTTTCAAGGTTGTTTGAAGCAAACACAGAAAAAAGGAGTCATATTATTAAAACAGAATTAGATGACATAAATCTTGACAAATTAAAATCTGCCAAACAAAAACTCAATGTTGTTGATGACCCTAAAATTCAATTTTGGTTTTCAATATTATCAACACTTAAAAAAGCCTATGATTACCGTAAATATAAGGATGATGAATTCGTTACTTTAGTTCGTTCACAAATAAATGTCGACATAAATGACTTCAAATTTAATTATGCAGATATAAATGACTTATCAAATTTCTCTACAATCATTAACTTGTTTACTGATTTAAATATTGATATTTCTGTCTTTAATAAAAACTCAACAGTTTCATTAAATATTATTCCATATTATGAAGATGGTATTCATCAATTAAGAAATGATTTCCAAAATCAATTCGATATATTGTTGTATCTGAATTTGAGAAATAACGAATTATCTGAAAAAGAAAAGTACCTTGATTTGCAGTCAAAATTTGAAACATTTAATCAATTCAAACTTGAAAACTCTGTTTCAATAGATATTCAAATGCTTTTCATTGAAACTATAAAAAAGGAATTTCAAGTTGATTTATCCATAGAACAGGAAGCTATTAATCTGATTGAGGTTTTCCAGAAAAACAAAAATGAATTAGTTAATCGAATAAAATCATTAAACAAAAGCATTTTAAATGAAATTATTGAATGCAAAAGCAACCTTAGGAGTCTGATATATTTTGCCGAATATGACAAAATTGTCAAAGAGTATAATATTCTGCTTGAAAAAACAGAAGATAAAAAGGAGATACACTTTAATAACAAAACATTAAAAACACAGAAGGATGATTTTGAAGAATTATATCAACTAATTGCAAATCAAGACCCAATCACAAAAATAGAAAAGATAAATACAACAAAACCAGAACTTTCAATTGATGAAGAGAATAAAGATAAATCAAAAGGGACTTCAAAAGGCAGCCCTTCATCATCAGATAAAGAAACTTTAGGTTTCATCGGTGAGATTATAGTTTTTGAATCATTAAAAAAGAAGTTCGGAACAGATAATGTTATATGGGATTCTGGATTTGCTAAAAAAGCAAACATTAATCCCAAAGGTGATGATAATAAACATTACGATATAAAATACAAAAACAAAAATGATAAATGGAACTTCGTTGAGGTAAAAGCAACAACTTCTGATAGATTGGAATTTAAAATATCCAATTTAGAAGTAAATTTCGGCATTGAGAACAAATCGAATTATGAAATTATGATTGTTACAAATGCTTTGGATGAAAAGAACAATAGAAGAATAAAAAGACTTCCAAATCCGTTCAAATTCGGCAAAGATGAAAGTTTTACTAACAACTCAAAGTTCCTTGTTAAAAATGAAAATTTCACGATAAAACTAAATGAAGAATAA
- a CDS encoding hypothetical protein (Evidence 5 : Unknown function): protein MKHFNIIILTFLFISCSVTSELNKQIDQSQKESLVNSPFETAGGMSSELKMQKKYRIQYENELSELIKANKTDTIILTESYDFICFGCPSDNIQIFNKNKLITYNKQIPEKNYKRTVELLSENLRDSTGYYYNDIIELKEEIRKGHNWNSNPQKYGTDKCFDGGHTFYTVFYPSGKIESMYMRCWTPIEFRNEK, encoded by the coding sequence ATGAAACATTTTAATATAATCATATTGACCTTTTTATTTATTAGTTGCTCTGTTACTAGTGAACTGAATAAACAGATTGACCAAAGTCAAAAGGAGTCATTAGTAAATTCTCCTTTCGAAACTGCAGGCGGAATGAGTTCAGAATTAAAAATGCAGAAAAAATATAGAATTCAATACGAAAATGAATTATCTGAATTAATAAAAGCGAATAAAACAGATACAATTATATTGACTGAGAGTTATGATTTCATTTGTTTTGGTTGCCCTTCCGACAATATTCAGATTTTCAATAAAAACAAACTGATTACATACAACAAACAAATCCCAGAAAAGAATTATAAAAGAACGGTTGAGCTATTGTCTGAAAATTTGAGAGATTCAACAGGATACTATTACAATGACATTATTGAATTAAAAGAAGAAATCAGAAAAGGACATAATTGGAATAGTAACCCACAGAAATACGGGACAGATAAATGTTTTGACGGTGGGCATACCTTTTATACAGTTTTCTATCCGAGCGGGAAAATAGAATCAATGTATATGAGGTGTTGGACACCGATAGAATTTAGAAATGAAAAATAA
- a CDS encoding exported hypothetical protein (Evidence 5 : Unknown function), whose amino-acid sequence MKLSLIFGLLISLSNCFAQKVDNENKFGQFKYYQNDTIQKRLKDIVRTDSIKSSCDLFYKSYDRNDSLVSELKYFQCQSNTKNGYLTRNIYRKDGKIILYELFNMEGTEIERYKFDYNEKGKITKKEGFGSGEIGITIKYYYTDNGELIDKKAFRFGDEVKDYFKTMK is encoded by the coding sequence ATGAAACTTTCATTAATATTTGGACTTTTGATATCTCTTTCAAATTGCTTCGCTCAGAAAGTTGACAATGAAAATAAATTTGGACAGTTTAAATATTATCAAAATGACACAATTCAAAAAAGATTGAAAGATATCGTTAGGACTGATTCTATTAAAAGTTCGTGTGACTTGTTTTATAAGTCTTATGACAGAAATGATTCGTTAGTTTCTGAACTGAAATATTTTCAATGTCAGAGTAATACAAAAAATGGATACTTAACTCGTAATATTTACCGAAAGGACGGAAAGATTATTTTATACGAGTTATTCAATATGGAAGGAACTGAAATTGAACGATACAAATTTGATTATAACGAAAAAGGAAAGATTACGAAAAAGGAAGGGTTCGGGTCTGGAGAGATTGGTATAACAATAAAGTACTATTATACAGACAATGGCGAGCTGATTGACAAAAAAGCGTTCCGATTTGGAGATGAAGTAAAGGACTATTTTAAAACAATGAAATAA
- a CDS encoding hypothetical protein (Evidence 5 : Unknown function), with the protein MKDNDKILIKYYVDINSFNVAKDNFYRDCSLRTVIPNEVLSEMDRIQSSKQSRDSFAVLCKKLAEIMNICANEANLKEEAEIFYNIDKEIVPKVGFHSDQSGIDITIGLFRDFYITTKICFPDNLNSMPDEFWQMLFKLSNYGKFEFREEHKPSAEIRKKHPQLFNKRGSIYKLTRNYFLSQTEYGYCNSLGHISVQWGNGTKFDDLINNYCETFKIMYNLNHMLWREENKKNKKKITNP; encoded by the coding sequence ATGAAAGACAACGATAAAATTTTAATCAAATATTATGTTGACATAAATAGTTTTAATGTTGCGAAGGATAACTTTTATAGAGACTGTAGTCTAAGAACTGTAATTCCAAATGAAGTCCTTTCTGAAATGGATAGAATTCAAAGCTCAAAACAATCAAGGGACTCATTTGCTGTTCTTTGCAAAAAATTAGCGGAAATAATGAACATTTGCGCAAATGAGGCAAATCTTAAAGAAGAAGCAGAGATTTTTTACAATATAGATAAGGAGATAGTACCTAAAGTTGGATTTCACTCAGATCAAAGCGGTATTGATATAACAATCGGACTATTTAGAGACTTCTATATCACAACAAAAATTTGTTTTCCAGATAACTTAAACTCTATGCCTGATGAGTTCTGGCAAATGCTTTTTAAACTTTCAAATTATGGAAAGTTTGAATTTAGAGAAGAACACAAACCCTCAGCTGAAATTAGAAAGAAACACCCTCAACTATTTAATAAACGAGGAAGCATTTATAAGCTGACCAGAAACTATTTTCTTAGTCAGACAGAATACGGATATTGTAATTCACTTGGGCACATAAGTGTACAATGGGGAAATGGAACCAAATTTGATGACTTGATTAATAATTATTGCGAGACTTTTAAGATTATGTACAACTTGAATCATATGCTTTGGAGAGAGGAAAACAAAAAGAATAAAAAGAAAATTACTAACCCCTAA
- a CDS encoding hypothetical protein (Evidence 5 : Unknown function) has product MNPKRFPILIIIIAILLYIAYNYLSDKNTETKSPNINTFTGNWVGDKYENNSYVTWIQKRLSDGTYTIFFVTIKGDTIIRDIETGKWWIKDGKYYEISPNANTEPSIYDYKIITNDSIMFSSTSSDYKFVDKRIEENNFDSTLIIEPSKTINNTTKEIKIKYDKFE; this is encoded by the coding sequence ATGAATCCAAAAAGATTTCCAATTTTAATAATAATCATTGCGATTTTACTATATATTGCTTATAATTATTTGTCGGACAAAAATACTGAAACTAAAAGTCCTAATATAAACACATTTACAGGAAATTGGGTTGGTGACAAATATGAAAATAATAGTTATGTGACCTGGATTCAGAAAAGACTTTCAGATGGGACATATACAATCTTTTTTGTTACAATAAAAGGAGACACAATAATTAGAGATATTGAAACTGGGAAATGGTGGATAAAGGACGGTAAATATTATGAAATCTCACCAAATGCAAATACAGAACCGAGCATTTATGATTATAAGATAATTACAAATGACAGCATAATGTTTAGTAGTACTTCGTCAGATTATAAGTTCGTTGACAAAAGAATTGAAGAAAATAATTTTGATTCGACCTTAATAATTGAGCCCTCAAAAACAATTAACAATACAACAAAAGAGATTAAGATTAAATACGACAAATTTGAATAA
- a CDS encoding putative transcriptional regulator, Crp/Fnr family (Evidence 3 : Putative function from multiple computational evidences), translated as MDKLINYLLEFGQLNQQQIDLIKRKAKVSELKKGEYFSEAGKIPREVAFIEEGIFRVCYYNSKGDEITKYFVDENNFAVDINSFNQKIPSSEYVQAITDCKLFVFSTEALNDLSTTIIQWDGIINKITEKALVEKVNKLSPMLAEDATTRYLNFLEKFPNLANRIPLSYLASYLGITQSSLSRIRKSI; from the coding sequence ATGGACAAATTAATAAACTATCTATTGGAATTTGGGCAATTAAATCAACAGCAAATTGACCTGATAAAAAGAAAAGCAAAAGTATCGGAGTTGAAAAAAGGCGAATACTTTTCTGAGGCAGGAAAAATACCAAGAGAAGTAGCATTTATTGAAGAAGGCATCTTTCGAGTGTGCTATTACAACAGCAAAGGGGATGAAATCACCAAATACTTTGTTGACGAAAACAATTTTGCCGTGGACATAAACAGTTTCAATCAAAAAATACCATCTTCAGAATATGTACAGGCTATAACAGATTGCAAATTGTTTGTATTTTCTACAGAAGCACTAAATGATTTATCTACGACCATCATTCAATGGGACGGCATTATCAATAAAATAACCGAAAAAGCATTGGTTGAAAAAGTAAACAAACTAAGTCCAATGTTGGCAGAAGATGCCACTACAAGGTATTTGAATTTTTTGGAGAAATTTCCGAATTTAGCCAATAGAATTCCACTATCCTATCTTGCTTCCTATTTGGGAATCACGCAATCATCGCTGAGTAGAATTAGAAAGAGTATTTAA
- a CDS encoding Protochlorophyllide reductase, protein MDSIIITGATSGIGFECALQMARIAKNEQIIIPARNIKAGKEVIEKIKDKTGHNNLKCLELDLASLQSIRQFSEKLSKENGLSISILVNNAGVQNIGKTQYTKDGFEQTFGVNHLGAFALTMQLLPFMKNDCHITFTSSETHDPALKTPIEPPIYTSAKELAFPKETSEKQNIVGQRRYSTSKLCNIMTVYELQNRLQHTNIRVNAYDPGMTPGTGLAKTYSPVMRFLWKNIMPVLTLFKSNIHTSAQAGKNLANLAYSEKYKYLKGIYFSDGKVVRTSIDSYNKDFQKDLWNGSLELTKTVFIE, encoded by the coding sequence ATGGATTCAATAATTATTACAGGAGCGACCAGCGGAATTGGTTTCGAATGCGCCTTACAAATGGCGCGCATTGCCAAAAATGAACAAATTATCATTCCTGCCAGAAATATAAAAGCAGGAAAAGAAGTAATTGAAAAGATAAAAGATAAAACAGGTCATAACAACCTAAAATGCTTGGAATTGGATTTGGCTTCATTACAATCCATCCGTCAATTTTCAGAAAAATTATCAAAGGAAAATGGTCTCTCTATTTCTATCTTGGTAAACAATGCAGGTGTACAAAATATTGGAAAAACCCAATATACCAAAGATGGATTTGAACAAACTTTTGGAGTAAATCACCTTGGAGCATTTGCTTTAACTATGCAATTACTTCCCTTTATGAAAAATGATTGCCATATCACATTCACATCAAGTGAAACTCACGACCCGGCACTTAAAACACCCATAGAACCACCTATCTACACAAGTGCCAAAGAACTTGCTTTCCCAAAAGAAACTTCCGAAAAACAAAATATTGTAGGACAAAGAAGGTATTCCACTTCAAAATTGTGCAACATTATGACAGTTTATGAACTACAAAATCGATTACAGCATACTAATATTCGAGTAAACGCTTATGACCCAGGAATGACACCAGGCACTGGACTTGCTAAAACATATTCGCCTGTAATGCGGTTTTTATGGAAAAATATAATGCCAGTTCTTACATTATTCAAAAGCAACATACATACATCCGCTCAAGCAGGAAAAAATTTAGCAAACCTTGCGTATTCAGAAAAGTACAAATACTTGAAGGGAATCTATTTCTCGGACGGAAAAGTGGTTAGGACATCAATTGATTCCTATAACAAAGATTTTCAAAAAGACCTATGGAATGGTAGTCTTGAACTTACAAAAACTGTATTTATAGAATAA